A part of Acropora palmata chromosome 8, jaAcrPala1.3, whole genome shotgun sequence genomic DNA contains:
- the LOC141889030 gene encoding uncharacterized protein LOC141889030 has product MTLGLTELLDLAISPQIGPVNFFHLRNLLHTIVEHFGIGEIKAQQAEIQRTRSLGSSSSQATTSSDEDSQSENEQESETDSLEDCNLVEEEVTQIIIDEDGQEKTVTMMVQKPAKLKRQRSGPNDNDNNENDREGRKKRKEKEKTRHKDDKDRSQEKAKKNRDEKDDKRKKREKERSSAYGGNESVYDKKDEKKKEKKLTKESLSVAPEVININRRLEAAETGIKGLRNILDSMVNQVDFGDEVGGILKAQLDQVQQQLNKVELVPEGTTKKKEKKRKDSKAKGSQEVPREGIITEGSEQEPVTNDPSKNTIPEVIPPPADRASQNVPNVKPGQIPSHTEMKRKVSSVMKGERPPSQGEQTPLRKRTTMEDLKLRKKAREEGVTIEEMETRLAVQESKKEKNDKETGKSKEDEKEKAEKKKGEESSSDEESLDPEEEREAMQELIMEEIELALENTDDPESQAYALRLSIEQMHNMRKSFAQSQEEFKKEMEKNKRAIDLIAKDLAGFRSVRKAQDAEGFNAVHHVHSMVLEMQAKHEKLVQTAAELVNEYNRREKSIEELNNAVDRLEQNKADKEHVTQEIGIKADRGDLESKVSLNQFDESFSLLDRGLSDALEKMDNQMSVEDALKETLLELQSKLHLKMDRYELESLREQLESRMREVQVTRTTAREKPAEDGEPAGFRRNRPEKVHCISCDRPLEVQPGETGPNMPKMKSLPVQKSTKPYTTFELEHIRQHQKMNAGKKPPLIGADLGYQAQKLRNEVTAMTGFVDMVDLPPSQRYCGGSHTVMHPYRRLFKAGGSHLNQYVVIREDSEAPVPLPRRDFIVPRENNLRRYTKPKLPAIGQFKTQDGPPPPGYIAEFAERPLSAPATPSVDHRSQGHLSPPEAHDESVNQSPSLNEASSPTEMEKITVTIPSPGDEP; this is encoded by the exons ATGACTTTGGGTCTGACAGAATTGCTTGATTTAGCTATAAGTCCACAGATTGGACCGgttaatttctttcatttaagaAATCTACTGCATACTATTGTTGAGCATTTTGGCATCGGAGAGATAAAAGCACAACAAGCAGAGATTCAAAGAACCCGATCATTGGGATCTTCATCTTCTCAAGCCACAACCAGCAGTGATGAAGACTCACAGAGCGAAAATGAACAAG AAAGCGAGACAGATTCATTGGAAGATTGTAACTTGGTCGAGGAGGAAGTCACACAAATAATCATTGATGAAGATGGACAGGAAAAGACTGTGACAATGATGGTGCAAAAACCAGCAAAACTAAAAAGGCAACGGTCAGGGCCCAACGATAATGACAACAACGAGAACGATCGCGAGGGAAGAAAAAAGCggaaagaaaaggagaaaacgaGACACAAAGATGACAAGGACAGGTCAcaagaaaaagccaaaaagaaCCGAGACGAAAAGGACGACAAAAGAAAGAAGCGAGAGAAGGAAAGGAGCAGTGCATACGGCGGAAATGAATCTGTGTACGATAAGaaagatgagaaaaagaaagagaaaaaattaacaaaggaATCCCTAAGCGTGGCTCCCGAAGTGATAAACATCAACCGAAGATTGGAGGCAGCCGAAACTGGAATCAAAGGTTTGAGAAATATATTAGATTCAATGGTAAACCAGGTTGATTTTGGCGATGAGGTGGGAGGAATATTAAAAGCACAACTCGATCAGGTGCAACAACAGCTCAATAAAGTTGAACTGGTGCCAGAGGGAACGACcaagaaaaaggagaagaaaagaaaagattctAAAGCAAAAGGATCCCAGGAAGTACCGAGAGAAGGGATCATTACAGAAGGATCCGAGCAAGAGCCAGTCACTAATGATCCGTCCAAAAACACGATCCCAGAGGTCATACCACCTCCAGCTGACAGGGCCTCACAGAATGTGCCAAATGTAAAACCTGGACAGATTCCTTCGCACACAGAGATGAAGCGTAAAGTCAGCTCGGTAATGAAGGGAGAGAGGCCACCCAGCCAGGGAGAACAAACGCCATTACGAAAACGCACGACCATGGAAGATCTCAAATTACGTAAGAAGGCGCGCGAAGAAGGCGTTACGATTGAAGAAATGGAGACGCGTCTTGCGGtgcaagaaagcaaaaaagaaaaaaatgataaggaaactggaaaatcaaaagaagacgagaaagaaaaagcggaaaagaaaaaaggtgaaGAATCAAGCTCAGATGAAGAGTCATTGGACCCTGAAGAGGAAAGAGAAGCGATGCAAGAGCTGATCATGGAAGAAATAGAATTGGCACTTGAAAACACAGACGATCCAGAGTCACAGGCTTATGCTTTGCGGCTTAGCATTGAGCAAATGcataacatgagaaaaagcttTGCTCAGTCACAGGAAGAGttcaagaaagaaatggaaaagaaCAAGAGAGCTATTGATTTAATCGCCAAGGATTTGGCTGGTTTCCGCTCGGTGAGAAAAGCTCAG GACGCTGAGGGCTTCAATGCTGTTCATCATGTGCACAGTATGGTACTGGAAATGCAagcaaaacatgaaaaactagTTCAAACCGCTGCGGAACTTGTGAACGAGTATAACAGGCGGGAAAAGAGCATAGAAGAACTTAACAATGCGGTGGATAGACTGGAACAGAACAAAGCTGATAAAGAACATGTCACCCAAGAAATCGGCATCAAG GCAGACAGAGGAGATCTGGAGTCCAAAGTCAGCTTAAACCAGTTTGACGAAAGTTTCAGCCTTCTGGATAGAGGTCTTAGCGATGCTCTGGAGAAAATGGACAATCAAATGAGCGTTGAAGATGCACTGAAAGAAACACTGCTGGAACTACAGAGCAAACTCCACCTGAAGATGGATAGATACGAACTTGAGTCACTCCGAGAGCAGCTAGAATCGCGTATGAGAGAGGTACAGGTCACACGAACAACAGCCAGAGAGAAACCCGCAGAAGATGGAGAGCCCGCTGGATTCAGAAG GAACCGACCGGAGAAAGTTCACTGTATCTCATGTGACCGCCCTTTGGAGGTACAACCGGGAGAGACTGGGCCTAACATGCCAAAGATGAAAAGCTTGCCTGTTCAGAAGTCTACGAAGCCATACACGACATTTGAACTCGAGCATATCCGGCAACACCAGAAAATGAACGCAGGAAAGAAACCGCCGCTTATAGGAGCTGACCTCGGCTACCAGGCACAAAAGCTGAGGAACGAGGTGACAGCCATGACTGGTTTCGTGGATATGGTTGATCTTCCTCCTTCACAGAGATACTGTGGTGGCTCACACACTGTCATGCACCCCTATAGACGCTTATTCAAGGCGGGAGGATCACATTTGAACCAATACGTGGTCATACGAGAGGATAGCGAAGCCCCGGTGCCACTACCTCGCAGAGATTTTATCGTACCACGTGAAAATAATCTTAGACGTTACACGAAACCTAAGCTACCTGCCATTGGCCAGTTTAAGACACAAGACGGACCTCCTCCCCCGGGGTACATTGCCGAATTTGCAGAGAGGCCTCTCAGTGCACCAGCTACACCCTCGGTGGATCACAGATCCCAGGGTCACCTAAGCCCACCAGAGGCCCATGACGAATCAGTTAACCAGTCTCCTTCACTGAACGAGGCTTCATCGCCCACAGAAATGGAAAAGATAACTGTTACAATTCCTTCGCCAGGCGACGAGCCTTGA